In a single window of the Nodularia spumigena CCY9414 genome:
- a CDS encoding DUF2808 domain-containing protein, which yields MQSLRFSGSKGKLPLRLLSALAVTSSMLAGFSVMNAAQSSEGLILFGGVKSENRLSYTFDFGGEPNTIDRGRFRIPAKKMNLAAAQFAVSYPDYYEGTFNPKKIEVKVGGKKVPLTEVKWNKEARLLEIFPEEPVPAGKEVELVISDMRTPRFGGMYHFNCQILAPGDVPLLRYVGTWLLSIS from the coding sequence ATGCAAAGTTTACGATTTTCAGGTTCTAAGGGCAAACTGCCTCTGAGACTTCTTTCTGCTTTAGCCGTGACTAGCTCAATGCTTGCTGGATTTTCAGTGATGAATGCAGCGCAAAGCTCAGAGGGACTCATACTATTTGGCGGTGTCAAAAGCGAAAATCGGCTATCCTACACATTCGATTTTGGTGGAGAGCCTAACACCATAGACCGAGGCAGATTCAGAATACCAGCCAAGAAAATGAATTTAGCAGCAGCTCAGTTTGCCGTTAGCTACCCAGATTATTACGAAGGAACTTTCAACCCCAAAAAGATTGAGGTAAAAGTTGGAGGCAAAAAAGTTCCTCTGACTGAAGTCAAGTGGAACAAGGAAGCTCGCCTACTAGAAATTTTCCCCGAAGAGCCAGTACCAGCAGGAAAAGAGGTGGAGTTAGTGATCTCGGATATGCGAACTCCCCGTTTTGGGGGGATGTATCATTTTAACTGCCAGATTCTCGCTCCTGGGGATGTACCACTACTGCGTTATGTGGGAACCTGGCTTTTGAGTATCTCTTAA
- a CDS encoding PH domain-containing protein, with protein sequence MGIREEVYYEGGPHIGDLILNSLIGLTVVGLPLAVGAIVRALWLRFRITDRRISVTGGWRGRDRTDIIYSEVVKIVKVPRGIGFWGDMVLTLRNGSRLEMRAVPNFRETYDYINERVTAKNPLYSGAAKK encoded by the coding sequence ATGGGCATTCGTGAAGAAGTTTATTATGAGGGTGGCCCCCACATCGGGGACTTAATTCTCAATTCGTTAATTGGACTAACTGTTGTGGGGCTACCATTGGCAGTTGGGGCAATTGTGAGGGCTTTATGGCTACGCTTCCGGATCACCGACCGCCGGATTTCTGTAACGGGAGGTTGGAGAGGACGCGATCGCACTGATATTATCTATTCAGAAGTGGTTAAAATCGTCAAAGTTCCCCGTGGCATCGGCTTTTGGGGAGATATGGTATTAACCCTCAGAAATGGTAGTCGCCTAGAAATGCGGGCTGTTCCGAATTTCCGGGAAACTTATGACTACATCAACGAAAGAGTTACAGCTAAAAATCCCCTATATAGCGGTGCTGCTAAGAAGTGA
- the rnpA gene encoding ribonuclease P protein component, with the protein MALPKANRLKSRKDFQAVFREGIRRHSSHFTLRALRPSGSKAPSLDTATSQKPLSSTQFGVSISTKVSKRAVIRNRIKRQITAALHDLLPNLSPGWRVVIVVKPTAAESKCVSQQFLQELEQLLVKAEVFDGHS; encoded by the coding sequence GTGGCTTTGCCCAAAGCAAATCGATTAAAATCTCGAAAAGATTTTCAGGCAGTTTTCCGGGAAGGAATTCGTCGTCACAGTTCTCATTTCACATTGAGAGCTTTACGACCTTCAGGTTCAAAAGCGCCTTCCTTGGATACTGCTACCAGTCAGAAACCACTGTCCAGCACACAATTTGGCGTTTCCATTAGCACTAAAGTCAGCAAAAGAGCAGTAATTCGTAACCGGATTAAACGCCAGATTACAGCTGCTTTACATGATTTGTTGCCAAATTTGTCCCCTGGCTGGCGGGTAGTCATAGTTGTCAAACCAACAGCAGCAGAATCTAAGTGCGTAAGCCAACAATTTCTGCAAGAATTAGAGCAGTTGTTGGTAAAAGCAGAGGTATTTGATGGGCATTCGTGA
- the rpmH gene encoding 50S ribosomal protein L34, producing the protein MGGTCRKRKRTSGFRARMQTPTGRNVIRARRKRGRHRLSV; encoded by the coding sequence CTGGGCGGCACTTGCCGTAAGAGAAAAAGAACTTCTGGTTTTCGTGCCAGAATGCAGACACCAACCGGAAGAAACGTGATCCGAGCCAGGAGAAAAAGAGGTCGTCATCGTCTGAGCGTTTAG
- a CDS encoding AAA family ATPase — MNFREEFKLLLRARYPLIYIPTYEEERVETAIREEAANQGNRPVYTWDFVDGYQGNPNDAGFGKRNPLQALEFVEKLPASAPAVLILRDYHRFLEDVAIARKLRNLARLLKSQPKNLVLLSPRIAIPDDLTEVLTVVEFPLPAAPEIKTEVERLLQSTGQNSLSGKILDDLVRSCQGLSMERIRRVLARAIASHGELQPEDVDLVLEEKRQTIRQTQILDFYPATQRISDIGGLDNLKDWLLRRGGSFTDKARQYGLPHPRGLMLLGIQGTGKSLTAKAIAHHWHLPLLRLDVGRLFGGLVGESESRTRQMIQVAEALAPCVLWIDEIDKGFSGLGAKGDAGTASRVFGTFITWLAEKTSPVFVVSTANDIQALPPEMLRKGRFDEIFFVGLPTQDERKAIFNVHLSRLRPHNLKSYDIDRLAYETPDFSGAEIEQTLIEAMHIGFSQNRDFANDDILEAASQIIPLARTAVEQIQQLQEWAASGRARLASKHNPLTDTFGKLR, encoded by the coding sequence ATGAATTTTCGTGAAGAATTTAAATTGCTGCTACGCGCCCGCTATCCTTTGATTTATATTCCCACTTATGAGGAGGAACGGGTAGAAACGGCGATTCGGGAGGAAGCCGCAAACCAAGGTAATCGGCCTGTATATACTTGGGATTTTGTGGATGGCTACCAGGGAAACCCCAATGATGCGGGGTTTGGTAAGCGTAACCCTTTACAAGCTTTGGAGTTTGTGGAAAAGTTGCCAGCCTCTGCTCCTGCTGTCTTGATTTTACGCGATTATCATCGGTTTTTAGAAGATGTAGCGATCGCCCGCAAACTTCGCAATTTAGCCAGACTACTGAAATCTCAACCCAAAAATCTGGTCTTACTATCGCCACGCATCGCCATTCCTGACGATTTAACCGAAGTTCTCACAGTAGTTGAGTTCCCATTACCCGCAGCTCCAGAAATTAAAACTGAGGTAGAACGCTTACTGCAAAGCACTGGTCAAAACTCCCTATCTGGCAAAATTCTGGATGACTTGGTGCGCTCTTGTCAAGGGCTATCGATGGAAAGAATTCGGCGAGTTTTAGCTAGGGCGATCGCATCCCACGGAGAACTGCAACCAGAGGATGTAGACTTGGTTTTGGAGGAAAAGCGCCAAACTATCCGCCAAACCCAAATCCTGGACTTTTACCCCGCCACTCAGCGAATTTCTGATATAGGGGGACTAGATAACCTCAAAGACTGGCTACTACGCCGGGGAGGCTCATTTACTGATAAAGCTCGTCAGTACGGATTACCACACCCCCGTGGTTTAATGTTATTAGGTATTCAAGGTACTGGTAAATCTTTAACAGCAAAAGCGATCGCACATCATTGGCATTTACCCCTATTACGCCTCGATGTTGGGCGTTTATTCGGTGGTTTAGTCGGTGAATCAGAATCCCGGACTCGCCAAATGATTCAAGTCGCTGAAGCCCTCGCGCCTTGCGTTTTGTGGATTGATGAAATCGATAAAGGTTTTTCGGGACTTGGTGCTAAAGGTGATGCAGGTACTGCTAGCCGTGTATTTGGGACTTTTATTACTTGGTTAGCCGAAAAAACCTCACCTGTGTTTGTTGTTTCCACAGCTAACGACATCCAAGCCCTACCGCCAGAAATGCTCCGTAAAGGGCGATTTGACGAAATTTTCTTTGTCGGTTTACCTACCCAAGATGAAAGAAAAGCAATTTTTAACGTTCATTTATCCCGACTTCGCCCCCATAACCTGAAAAGCTATGATATTGACAGATTAGCTTATGAAACCCCCGATTTTTCCGGGGCTGAGATTGAGCAAACGTTAATTGAAGCGATGCACATTGGATTTAGTCAAAACCGTGATTTTGCTAACGACGATATTCTGGAAGCTGCTAGCCAAATTATACCCTTGGCGCGAACGGCTGTAGAGCAAATTCAACAACTACAAGAATGGGCTGCATCTGGAAGAGCGCGTCTAGCCTCGAAACACAATCCTTTAACTGATACTTTTGGTAAGTTACGTTAA
- the petN gene encoding cytochrome b6-f complex subunit PetN: MATLTLGWVSLLVVFTWSIAMVVWGRNGL; this comes from the coding sequence ATGGCAACTTTGACACTGGGTTGGGTATCACTTTTGGTTGTGTTTACTTGGTCAATTGCAATGGTGGTTTGGGGACGTAACGGACTATAG
- a CDS encoding SH3 domain-containing protein: MFLNVVKFILGVFLAIAILAGSGVAVALYFMNRSFISPPRPIFANDSPSLQEQSSQGNEVNTTPKPTPTPTPTPTPTPTDTLPPGAYRGRVTWTEGLSVRVEPSMDAERIAGVGVNEELIVLEESQDKNWQKIRTQGEQEGWIKIGNTERLE, translated from the coding sequence ATGTTTTTGAATGTAGTAAAGTTTATACTAGGTGTTTTCTTAGCGATCGCCATTTTAGCGGGTAGCGGTGTTGCAGTTGCGCTCTATTTCATGAATCGAAGTTTTATATCCCCACCTAGACCTATTTTTGCAAATGATAGTCCCTCTTTGCAAGAGCAATCTTCTCAAGGGAATGAGGTAAACACGACACCAAAACCAACGCCAACGCCCACCCCAACCCCAACCCCAACGCCCACAGACACATTACCACCAGGGGCTTACCGAGGACGTGTAACTTGGACTGAAGGCTTGAGTGTGCGAGTTGAACCCAGTATGGATGCTGAACGTATTGCTGGAGTTGGTGTTAATGAAGAACTGATTGTACTGGAGGAAAGTCAGGATAAAAATTGGCAAAAGATTCGCACACAAGGGGAACAAGAAGGTTGGATAAAAATAGGTAATACTGAACGGTTGGAATAA
- a CDS encoding NAD(P) transhydrogenase subunit alpha: MTEALLAALFVFVLASFIGFEVINKIPPTLHTPLMSGSNAISGIAVLGAIVAAGAKDTSVSVILGLIAVVLATVNVVGGFLVTDRMLQMFKKKEVKA; the protein is encoded by the coding sequence ATGACTGAGGCATTACTTGCTGCTTTGTTTGTGTTTGTTTTGGCATCTTTTATTGGCTTTGAAGTCATCAACAAAATTCCACCGACATTACACACGCCTTTAATGTCCGGCTCAAATGCCATTTCGGGGATTGCGGTATTGGGGGCGATTGTGGCTGCTGGTGCTAAAGATACCAGTGTGTCGGTGATTCTCGGTTTAATTGCTGTGGTACTAGCGACAGTTAACGTCGTTGGTGGTTTTCTCGTCACAGATCGGATGTTGCAAATGTTCAAGAAAAAGGAAGTTAAGGCGTGA
- the yidC gene encoding membrane protein insertase YidC, producing MDFGIGFLSNNVMLPIIDFFYGIVPSYGLAIVALTLIIRFALYPLSAGSIRNMRKMRIVQPLMQKRMAEIKEKYKDNPQKQQEEMVNVQKEFGNPLAGCLPLVLQMPVLLALFATLRGSPFAGANYSVNLQIFPSEQIERIQPQAFATAPQNIYIADGERTRVTAILPAGNKLAVGEKTKLQYQTVEGKPFQALLAEHPESNLVPEWKITKGEERVKIDAQGNIEALEPGDVTIQGSIPGLAAEKGFLFIQALGRVGAQNPDGQINWDIVSMILFFGVSLYVSQMISGQNSSGGNPQQDTVNKITPVIFSGMFLFFPLPAGVLMYMVIGNIFQTAQTYILSREPLPEGLQEIVATQEKETAAEQRTLPFEPKSSKKKTTG from the coding sequence ATGGATTTTGGTATCGGGTTTCTTTCAAACAACGTGATGCTGCCAATCATAGACTTTTTCTATGGAATTGTGCCTAGTTACGGATTGGCGATCGTTGCCTTGACATTGATAATCCGCTTCGCGCTCTATCCCCTGAGTGCTGGTTCAATTCGTAATATGCGGAAAATGCGAATTGTACAACCTCTGATGCAGAAGCGGATGGCAGAAATTAAAGAGAAGTACAAAGATAATCCGCAAAAGCAGCAAGAGGAAATGGTCAATGTCCAAAAAGAATTTGGCAACCCATTAGCTGGATGTCTTCCCCTTGTGCTGCAAATGCCAGTATTATTAGCGCTGTTTGCCACATTGCGGGGTTCACCTTTTGCAGGTGCGAACTATAGCGTTAACCTCCAAATTTTTCCCTCCGAACAAATTGAACGCATTCAACCCCAAGCTTTTGCCACTGCTCCCCAAAACATCTACATTGCTGATGGGGAACGCACTCGTGTGACAGCTATTCTGCCTGCTGGTAACAAATTAGCAGTAGGAGAAAAAACTAAGCTCCAATATCAGACTGTTGAAGGCAAACCATTTCAGGCGCTTTTAGCAGAACATCCCGAAAGTAACCTGGTTCCTGAATGGAAAATCACCAAAGGGGAAGAGAGGGTAAAAATAGATGCCCAAGGCAATATAGAAGCCTTAGAACCAGGAGACGTGACAATTCAAGGCTCAATTCCTGGACTAGCAGCAGAGAAAGGATTTTTGTTCATTCAAGCTTTAGGTAGAGTTGGCGCTCAAAATCCTGACGGACAGATTAATTGGGATATTGTCTCCATGATCCTGTTTTTCGGGGTGAGCCTTTATGTCAGCCAAATGATTTCCGGGCAGAATTCCAGTGGTGGTAATCCACAACAAGATACAGTTAACAAAATCACACCAGTTATATTTTCTGGGATGTTTTTGTTCTTCCCCCTACCAGCTGGGGTTTTGATGTATATGGTAATTGGTAATATTTTCCAAACTGCTCAAACTTACATTCTCTCCCGTGAACCTCTACCAGAGGGACTACAAGAAATTGTCGCCACCCAAGAGAAAGAAACAGCAGCAGAACAGAGAACTTTACCATTTGAGCCAAAGAGTTCTAAGAAAAAGACTACAGGTTGA
- a CDS encoding cytochrome P450 — translation MSTPNRLKTPAFFQQLQWVADPVGYMEKAAQQYPDIFTAQVVGFGNNLVFVNHPQAMQEILTNDRKKLFAGGKENKILQPLLGDYSMIMLDGDRHRKRRQLVMPSFHGDRMRSYGEIISNITEEVWSNLPTDKSFLARNVTQDITLQVMIQAVFGVYQGERSQQLKKQLELMANIFRSPLSSSMLFFSSLQQDLGAWSPWGKFVRDRQELDNLIYTEIAERRQQNLENRIDILSLLMSAEDESGNPMTVQELRDELMTLLFAGYETTATALAWGLYFIQKHPEVQEKLLQELDTLGDSPDPMSIFRLPYLTAVCNETLRIHPVAMLTFPRTVKEPVEISGYALDPGTILVGSMYLTHQREDLYPEPKQFKPERFLERQFSPYEFIPFGGGVRRCVGEALAVFELKLVLATILSRYELALTDDQPEVPRRRGVTLAPGRGVNMMITGQRLA, via the coding sequence ATGTCAACACCTAATCGTTTAAAAACTCCTGCTTTTTTCCAGCAATTACAGTGGGTAGCTGATCCTGTAGGGTATATGGAAAAAGCCGCCCAACAATATCCTGACATTTTTACGGCTCAAGTCGTCGGTTTTGGTAACAACTTAGTATTTGTCAACCATCCCCAGGCGATGCAAGAAATTTTAACCAATGACCGTAAGAAGCTTTTTGCTGGTGGTAAAGAAAATAAAATTTTGCAGCCTTTATTAGGTGATTATTCCATGATTATGCTGGATGGCGATCGCCATCGAAAACGGCGACAATTGGTAATGCCATCTTTTCATGGCGATCGGATGCGAAGTTATGGTGAAATTATTAGTAATATTACTGAAGAAGTTTGGAGCAATTTACCGACAGATAAATCTTTTCTGGCGCGTAATGTCACCCAAGATATCACCTTACAAGTGATGATACAAGCAGTCTTCGGTGTATATCAAGGAGAACGCAGCCAACAACTCAAGAAACAACTAGAGTTAATGGCGAATATATTTCGCTCACCGTTGAGTTCTAGTATGCTATTTTTTTCGTCTCTGCAACAGGATTTAGGCGCTTGGAGTCCCTGGGGTAAGTTTGTTAGGGATAGACAGGAACTTGATAATTTAATTTACACTGAAATTGCTGAACGTCGCCAGCAGAACCTGGAAAATCGGATTGATATCCTTTCGTTGCTGATGTCAGCAGAAGATGAATCTGGTAATCCTATGACAGTTCAGGAATTACGCGATGAGTTGATGACTTTGTTGTTTGCTGGATATGAAACCACAGCTACAGCACTGGCTTGGGGATTATATTTTATTCAGAAACACCCGGAAGTTCAAGAAAAACTACTGCAAGAATTGGACACCCTTGGTGATTCACCAGATCCTATGAGCATTTTCCGGTTGCCTTATCTTACAGCTGTTTGTAATGAAACCTTGCGGATTCATCCCGTAGCCATGTTGACATTTCCCAGAACAGTAAAAGAACCTGTGGAAATTTCGGGTTATGCTCTCGACCCTGGTACGATATTAGTTGGCTCGATGTATCTGACTCACCAGCGTGAAGATTTATATCCAGAACCCAAGCAATTTAAACCAGAGCGCTTTCTAGAACGTCAATTTTCTCCCTATGAGTTTATCCCCTTTGGCGGTGGTGTGCGTCGCTGTGTGGGTGAGGCTTTGGCAGTATTTGAACTGAAGCTAGTATTGGCAACAATTCTCTCACGCTATGAACTCGCATTGACTGATGATCAACCAGAAGTCCCCCGTCGTCGAGGTGTTACCCTTGCGCCTGGTCGTGGTGTAAATATGATGATAACAGGTCAAAGGTTGGCTTAA
- a CDS encoding Re/Si-specific NAD(P)(+) transhydrogenase subunit alpha — protein MKIAVAKEIEVCERRVALNPDTVARLIKQGLEVSVEAGAGERSYFSDSAYEAAGATIISDTAKLWGEADILLKVSPPQERENGGSEVELLKEGAVLISFLNPLGNPAVAQELANRQVTAFSMEMIPRTTRAQSMDALSSQASLAGYKAVLIAAAALPKYFPMLTTAAGTIAPAKVFIMGAGVAGLQAIATARRLGAVVEAFDIRPAVKEEVQSLGAKFVEVKLEEETTAAGGYAKEISEASKQRTQEVVAEHVKNADVVITTAQVPGRKAPRLVTEEMVAQMKPGSVIVDLAADQGGNCACTEAGKDIVWNGVTIIGPINLPSSMPIHASQLYSKNLTSLVQLLVKDKALQVDFADDIVNAACITHAGEIRNQRVRDALQALSPQIGTH, from the coding sequence ATGAAAATTGCGGTTGCTAAAGAAATTGAAGTTTGTGAACGACGGGTAGCATTGAATCCTGACACCGTAGCCCGATTAATCAAACAAGGTTTGGAAGTATCGGTGGAAGCAGGTGCGGGAGAGCGCTCTTATTTTAGCGATTCTGCCTATGAAGCAGCAGGAGCTACAATTATCAGTGATACTGCTAAATTATGGGGTGAAGCAGATATTCTGTTAAAAGTTAGCCCACCGCAAGAGCGAGAAAATGGTGGTTCTGAAGTGGAATTACTTAAGGAAGGGGCTGTGTTAATCAGCTTCCTCAATCCTTTGGGAAATCCCGCAGTGGCGCAGGAACTGGCAAATCGCCAAGTTACGGCTTTTAGTATGGAGATGATCCCCCGTACTACTAGGGCGCAAAGTATGGATGCTTTGTCTTCCCAAGCTTCACTAGCAGGTTACAAGGCTGTATTAATCGCCGCAGCAGCATTACCAAAGTATTTCCCCATGCTGACAACAGCCGCCGGTACTATTGCCCCAGCTAAAGTATTTATTATGGGTGCTGGTGTAGCCGGATTGCAAGCGATCGCCACAGCCAGACGCTTGGGTGCAGTAGTAGAAGCCTTTGATATTCGTCCCGCAGTCAAAGAAGAAGTGCAAAGTTTGGGGGCTAAATTCGTCGAAGTCAAACTCGAAGAAGAAACCACAGCAGCCGGTGGTTATGCTAAAGAAATTTCTGAAGCTAGTAAACAACGAACTCAGGAAGTTGTCGCCGAACACGTAAAAAATGCCGATGTAGTAATTACCACCGCCCAAGTACCTGGAAGAAAAGCCCCACGGCTAGTTACAGAGGAAATGGTGGCACAAATGAAACCAGGCTCGGTAATAGTAGATTTAGCGGCAGATCAAGGTGGTAACTGCGCCTGCACTGAAGCAGGTAAAGATATTGTTTGGAATGGCGTAACAATTATTGGCCCCATCAATTTACCCTCATCCATGCCAATTCACGCTAGTCAGTTGTATTCTAAGAACCTAACATCCTTAGTGCAATTATTAGTCAAGGACAAAGCTTTACAGGTAGATTTTGCTGACGACATCGTGAATGCAGCTTGTATTACCCACGCAGGGGAAATTCGCAATCAACGGGTGCGGGATGCACTACAAGCTTTAAGTCCTCAAATTGGCACACATTAA
- a CDS encoding YceD family protein codes for MDAIFIPQLTKAPERTEEIQVQEFLPGLESLTPVRGRVRVHHQGNYLEVSSQAETIITCTCNRCLQQYNQRLTVNTTEVIWLDEAANQIEELPLEREVVMEDLVETLSPKGYFYPSEWLYEQMCLAIPQRQLCNLDCPGILSDDADGSKKPGDSRWASLEALKKQLPG; via the coding sequence ATGGACGCAATTTTTATTCCGCAGCTCACCAAAGCCCCGGAGCGGACAGAGGAAATTCAAGTTCAAGAGTTTCTACCTGGTCTGGAAAGCTTGACACCTGTTCGCGGTCGTGTGCGGGTGCATCATCAAGGTAATTACTTGGAAGTGTCCAGTCAGGCAGAAACAATTATTACTTGTACTTGTAACCGTTGTTTGCAGCAATATAATCAACGTTTGACGGTGAATACCACAGAAGTTATTTGGTTAGATGAAGCTGCTAACCAAATAGAGGAATTGCCTTTAGAACGGGAAGTGGTGATGGAAGATTTAGTGGAAACTCTCTCACCTAAAGGCTATTTTTATCCGAGTGAATGGTTATACGAGCAGATGTGTTTAGCAATACCTCAGCGTCAGCTTTGTAACCTCGATTGTCCGGGTATTTTGAGCGATGATGCTGATGGTTCAAAGAAACCGGGGGATAGTCGTTGGGCTTCTTTGGAAGCGTTGAAAAAGCAACTTCCAGGATGA
- a CDS encoding NAD(P)(+) transhydrogenase (Re/Si-specific) subunit beta, which produces MSDFLPTGIQLTYLVAASLFILGLKKLGSPATARSGNVIAAVGMLLAIVATMLDQQVLNYEMILVGLAIGTGIGAIAAYKVQMTEMPQMVGLLNGLGGAASALIAVAEFWRLIAASQPIPLDVNISILLDVLIGGVTLTGSFVAFAKLQGLISGSPIKLPFQQPFNLLLLVGYIVGSAYLIITPDSLPIFFGVVGVSLVLGVMFVLPIGGGDMPVVISLLNSLSGIAAAAAGFVVMNNMLIIAGALVGASGLILTQIMCKAMNRSLFSVLFGAFGGAVAGGAGGATGATGDQTVRSIDAEEGAMMLGYARSVVIVPGYGMAVAQAQHTVRELADQLERMGVDVKYAIHPVAGRMPGHMNVLLAEANVAYTQLYDMDDINPQLEAADVALVIGANDVVNPAARSDVNSPIYGMPILEVDRAKQTIVIKRGMSTGFAGVDNELFYKEKTTMLFGGAKDMVSKLVSEVKQL; this is translated from the coding sequence GTGAGCGATTTTCTACCAACTGGGATTCAGCTGACGTACTTAGTCGCTGCATCGTTGTTTATTCTGGGTTTGAAAAAACTCGGTTCCCCAGCTACAGCGCGCAGCGGTAACGTCATCGCTGCTGTGGGAATGCTGCTGGCGATTGTCGCCACAATGTTAGATCAGCAGGTGCTCAACTATGAGATGATTTTGGTGGGCTTGGCGATTGGTACCGGAATTGGTGCGATCGCAGCCTACAAAGTCCAAATGACCGAAATGCCCCAAATGGTGGGTTTACTCAATGGTTTAGGTGGTGCAGCTTCAGCACTCATCGCCGTTGCTGAATTTTGGCGGTTAATCGCAGCATCTCAACCCATACCTCTAGATGTCAACATTTCCATTTTGCTGGATGTGTTAATTGGTGGTGTCACCTTAACCGGTAGTTTTGTCGCCTTTGCCAAATTGCAAGGTTTAATCAGTGGTTCACCGATTAAATTACCTTTTCAGCAACCATTTAACCTCTTACTGCTAGTTGGTTATATAGTAGGCAGTGCCTATTTAATCATCACACCCGACAGCTTACCCATATTCTTCGGAGTTGTGGGAGTTTCTTTAGTATTGGGTGTCATGTTCGTTCTCCCTATTGGTGGAGGCGATATGCCTGTGGTAATTTCGCTGTTAAACTCCCTATCTGGGATAGCAGCCGCCGCAGCTGGTTTTGTGGTAATGAACAATATGTTGATTATCGCTGGCGCACTGGTGGGGGCTTCTGGTTTAATCCTCACCCAGATTATGTGTAAAGCGATGAATCGTTCTCTGTTCAGCGTGCTATTTGGTGCGTTTGGTGGGGCGGTTGCTGGTGGTGCTGGCGGTGCTACAGGTGCTACAGGCGACCAAACTGTTCGCAGCATCGATGCGGAAGAAGGCGCGATGATGTTGGGTTATGCCCGTAGCGTCGTAATTGTCCCCGGTTATGGTATGGCTGTTGCCCAAGCGCAGCATACTGTGCGAGAATTGGCAGACCAATTAGAACGCATGGGTGTTGATGTTAAGTATGCCATTCACCCTGTAGCTGGAAGAATGCCAGGACACATGAATGTGTTATTGGCTGAGGCTAATGTGGCTTATACGCAGTTGTATGATATGGATGACATCAATCCTCAATTGGAAGCTGCGGATGTGGCTTTGGTAATTGGGGCGAATGATGTGGTAAATCCGGCGGCGCGTAGTGATGTAAATAGCCCAATTTATGGTATGCCGATTTTGGAAGTAGATCGGGCAAAGCAAACAATTGTAATTAAGCGTGGGATGAGTACAGGTTTTGCCGGTGTAGATAATGAATTGTTCTACAAGGAAAAAACTACGATGCTTTTTGGTGGCGCGAAGGATATGGTTTCTAAGTTGGTTTCGGAAGTGAAACAGCTTTAA
- a CDS encoding protein jag, producing MMLESPMERGQQWLKTLLQLTGTPAEIKGNLEIDPPQFGDSPKLNSYWLTIDQTNLTTEQIRLLIGADGSVLDSIQYLANSVLNLGLPEESQAFYTIELNGYRVKRQAEIHAMAQAAANEVRASGGEVEIKSLSSAERRQIHSFLKEFADLQTFSRGREPHRNLVVCPATTVE from the coding sequence ATGATGCTGGAAAGTCCGATGGAAAGAGGGCAGCAGTGGTTAAAAACGCTGCTGCAACTAACAGGAACACCTGCGGAGATTAAGGGGAATCTAGAAATTGACCCGCCTCAATTTGGCGATTCCCCAAAACTAAATAGTTACTGGTTAACAATTGATCAAACCAATTTAACGACCGAACAAATCCGCTTGTTAATTGGCGCTGATGGTTCCGTTTTAGATTCGATTCAGTATTTAGCTAATTCGGTGCTAAATCTAGGCTTACCCGAAGAATCACAAGCTTTTTACACTATTGAGTTGAATGGCTACCGCGTCAAAAGACAAGCGGAAATTCACGCCATGGCACAAGCCGCAGCGAATGAAGTCCGGGCTTCTGGTGGAGAAGTAGAAATAAAATCTCTCAGTTCAGCAGAACGGCGGCAAATCCACTCTTTCTTGAAAGAATTTGCAGATTTGCAAACCTTCAGCCGTGGGAGAGAACCGCACCGTAATTTGGTGGTTTGTCCAGCTACGACGGTTGAATAA